The Arachis duranensis cultivar V14167 chromosome 2, aradu.V14167.gnm2.J7QH, whole genome shotgun sequence genome has a window encoding:
- the LOC107472976 gene encoding F-box/LRR-repeat protein 12 has product MGDLSRNNAISIMHLPDDCLTVIFHGLDSPTDRESFGLTCRRWLGIHDSSRRSLQFSCSFTLLTPSSLSKKVLDIHTLHLHKLLRRFQHLESLCLSGCRELNDAGLTRLLNYGSDLQKLNLDFCLKVTDYGLSLVASGCPLLTSISLYRCPGITDLGLETLANACFLMEYANLSYCIQISDNGLKALTQACRRLKGVNISHCEGITGVGFKGCSNTLAYIEAESCMLKPEGVIGIVSGGGLEYLNVSCLSWSPLGDPLAGIGSSSSIKILNFQMCRTVSDTSITAIAKGCPLLEEWNLALCHEVSISGWQAVGLYCKKLKTLHVNRCRNLCNGSLEALRDGCKSLSTLYLSGCVRLSPVAVELFKSQRAEVCVKEEEVLSINPPFLEFR; this is encoded by the coding sequence ATGGGAGATCTTTCTAGAAATAATGCAATCTCAATCATGCACCTTCCGGATGATTGCCTCACTGTTATCTTCCATGGTTTAGATAGTCCCACGGATCGTGAATCATTTGGCTTGACTTGTCGTCGATGGCTAGGCATTCATGATTCCAGTCGTCGGTCATTGCAATTTTCGTGTTCATTCACTTTGTTAACTCCTTCCTCTTTGTCCAAAAAGGTTCTTGACATTCACACACTCCATCTTCATAAGTTGCTAAGGCGCTTTCAACATTTAGAATCTTTATGCTTATCTGGCTGCAGAGAGCTAAATGATGCAGGATTGACTCGTTTGCTCAACTATGGCTCGGATTTGCAGAAacttaatttagatttttgctTGAAAGTCACTGACTATGGACTTTCCTTGGTTGCTTCTGGTTGTCCCCTATTAACATCGATTAGTCTTTATCGATGCCCGGGTATTACCGACTTGGGATTGGAGACTTTAGCCAATGCTTGCTTCCTTATGGAATATGCAAACCTCTCCTACTGCATACAAATATCTGACAATGGTTTAAAGGCTCTTACGCAGGCTTGTCGCCGACTTAAAGGGGTTAACATATCACATTGTGAGGGCATAACTGGTGTTGGCTTTAAGGGATGTTCAAACACTCTTGCATACATAGAGGCTGAATCTTGTATGCTTAAGCCGGAAGGGGTAATCGGAATTGTTAGTGGTGGCGGATTAGAGTATCTcaatgtttcttgtttgagttggTCTCCACTCGGAGATCCCTTGGCCGGAATAGGATCTTCCTCGAGCATTAAGATCCTAAACTTTCAAATGTGCAGGACTGTTTCTGACACCTCTATCACAGCAATTGCCAAGGGATGTCCACTACTTGAAGAATGGAACTTAGCCTTGTGCCATGAGGTTAGCATATCTGGATGGCAAGCAGTGGGGTTATACTGTAAGAAGTTGAAGACATTACATGTTAACCGCTGTCGCAATCTTTGCAACGGTAGCCTAGAGGCGTTGCGAGACGGTTGTAAGAGTCTGTCCACTCTATACTTGAGCGGTTGTGTTCGCCTTTCGCCTGTGGCAGTAGAGTTGTTTAAGTCTCAGAGAGCTGAGGTTTGTGTGAAGGAGGAAGAGGTTTTGTCTATAAACCCACCTTTCTTGGAATTCAGATGA
- the LOC107473039 gene encoding uncharacterized protein At4g08330, chloroplastic, translated as MSQADVSYSCGSCGYPLNLSSSNRITSNIASQYQKSVKKGSISFSSVDLSRFTQVDEINCFPVPWFGHRSKTKLLCRKCGVHIGYGYDRETPVLCGFESPISSSSRKFAIKIRSLQPSSEES; from the exons ATGTCCCAAGCTGACGTCTCTTACAG TTGTGGCTCTTGTGGATACCCTTTGAACTTGTCATCATCGAATCGAATCACATCTAACATTGCATCTCAGTATCAAAAGTCTGTTAAGAAAGGATCAATCTCTTTTTCTTCAGTTGATCTTAGCCGATTTACGCAGGTTGATGAAATAAATTGTTTTCCTGTCCCTTGGTTTGGTCATCGTTCGAAGACTAAATTGCTCTGTCGCAAGTGTGGGGTTCATATTGGTTATGGTTATGATAGAGAAACACCTGTTCTTTGTGGATTTGAATCTCCTATTTCATCTAGCTCTAGAAAATTTGCCATAAAGATTCGTTCGTTACAACCTTCTTCAGAAGAATCTTGA
- the LOC107472975 gene encoding 4-hydroxy-tetrahydrodipicolinate reductase 2, chloroplastic, with protein MATSMLKSPTKLLHNQLALSSNASSRIRTRSSIVVPVSHKRRSSRLFSVVSMAASSTTPVQTFLEKSPPSQQNLGIPIMVNACTGKMGKAVINAAEAAGVYVVPVSFGCEEEAGQTFQIGEKEFLVQGPSDRETVLASIHDKYPNLIVVDYTVPSAVNANAELYCKVGVPFVMGTTGGDRDLLLKTVQDSGLYAVISPQMGKQVVAFLAAMEIMAEQFPGAFSGYNLQVMESHQASKVDASGTAKAVISCFNKLGVDFDMDEIQLIRDPKEQLEMVGVPEEHLSGHAFHMYHLTSPDDTVTFEFQHNVCGRSIYAEGTVDAVLFLAKKIEEKDNKRLYNMIDVLREGNMR; from the exons ATGGCAACCTCCATGCTGAAATCCCCAACCAAATTGCTACACAATCAGCTCGCGCTCTCTTCCAATGCCAGTAGCAGAATCAGGACAAGGAGTAGCATCGTTGTTCCAGTTTCACACAAGAGAAGAAGCTCGCGTTTGTTCTCCGTAGTGTCAATGGCtgcttcttcaaccactcctGTTCAGACTTTCCTTGAAAAGTCTCCACCTTCGCAGCAGAATCTTGGAATCCCAATAATG GTTAATGCATGTACTGGGAAAATGGGAAAAGCTGTGATCAATGCAGCCGAAGCTGCTGGAGTGTATGTTGTTCCTGTGTCTTTTGGGTGTGAAGAGGAGGCTGGACAGACATTTCAGATTGGTGAAAAGGAGTTCCTTGTGCAAGGTCCTTCTGATAGAGAAACTGTGCTTGCATCTATCCATGATAAGTATCCGAATTTGATTGTTGTGGACTACACAGTGCCAAGTGCAGTTAATG CCAATGCAGAGTTGTACTGTAAGGTTGGGGTTCCCTTTGTGATGGGTACCACTGGAGGAGATAGGGACCTCTTGCTTAAGACTGTTCAAGACTCGGGGCTTTATGCTGTGATATCGCCACAAATGGGGAAGCAG GTAGTTGCTTTTCTTGCGGCTATGGAAATTATGGCAGAGCAATTTCCTGGTGCCTTCTCTGGGTATAACTTACAG GTAATGGAGTCTCATCAAGCAAGCAAAGTTGATGCATCTGGAACTGCGAAGGCTGTAATTTCCTGCTTCAACAAATTAGGCGTGGATTTTGATATGGATGAG ATACAATTGATCAGGGATCCAAAGGAACAACTTGAAATGGTTGGTGTCCCAGAGGAACACTTGTCAGGTCATGCTTTTCATATGTATCATTTGACATCACCAGACGACAC AGTTACATTCGAGTTCCAACATAACGTTTGTGGTAGATCAATATATGCTGAGGGTACCGTTGATGCTGTACTATTTCTTGCTAAAAAG ATTGAAGAGAAGGATAATAAAAGATTATACAACATGATTGATGTTCTTAGAGAAGGCAACATGAGATGA
- the LOC107472974 gene encoding common plant regulatory factor 1: MGNSEEGKSTKIEKSSSPVATDQTNQTNQQNIHVYPDWSAMQAYYGPRVNMPPYYNSAVANGHAPHPYMWGPPQPMMPPYGPPYAAIYSHGGVYAHPAVAIGPHAHGQGLPTSPAAGTPSSVETPTKLSGNTDQGLMKKLKGFDGLAMSIGNGNTGSAERGAENRLSQSVDTEGSSDGSDGNTAGTNQTRKRRRDGTPTTDGEGKTEIQDSPAPKENAANKTIATAPISITGTLAAPVVSSGMTTALELMNPASLHPRTNSPNGPQPCAVMPSEAWIQNERELKRERRKQSNRESARRSRLRKQAEAEELARKVENLTAENVSLKSEINQLSESSEKLRVENTTLREKLKNAQLGPADEIVLNNTDSNRATPVSTENLLSRVNNNSSSDDRTAEETDFCENKSNSGAKLHQLMDTNPRADAVAAG, translated from the exons ATGGGAaacagtgaggaaggaaaatcCACCAAGATTGAAAAGTCATCTTCACCGGTAGCAACG GATCAGACCAATCAGACCAACCAGCAAAATATTCATGTTTATCCTGATTGGAGTGCCATGCAG GCATATTATGGACCAAGAGTCAACATGCCCCCATACTATAACTCGGCTGTGGCTAATGGTCATGCTCCTCATCCATACATGTGGGGACCACCACAG CCTATGATGCCACCTTATGGGCCGCCTTATGCAGCAATCTATTCGCATGGAGGGGTTTATGCTCACCCTGCAGTTGCTATT GGGCCTCATGCACATGGTCAGGGACTTCCGACTTCACCTGCT GCTGGTACTCCTTCAAGTGTAGAAACACCAACCAAATTATCTGGAAATACTGATCAGGGTCtaatgaaaaaattgaaaggatTTGATGGGCTGGCAATGTCAATAGGCAATGGCAACACTGGAAGTGCGGAACGTGGAGCGGAAAACAGGCTATCACAGAG TGTGGACACTGAAGGTTCCAGTGATGGAAGTGATGGCAACACTGCAGGG ACTAATCAGACAAGGAAAAGAAGACGTGATGGAACACCAACCACTG ACGGGGAAGGGAAAACTGAGATACAAGACAGTCCGGCCCCTAAAGAGAATGCAGCCAATAAGACGATTGCAACTGCCCCAATCAGTATTACAGGAACATTAGCTGCACCTGTTGTTTCTTCAGGTATGACCACAGCACTGGAGTTGATGAACCCTGCATCTCTACATCCTAGGACAAATTCTCCAAATGGGCCACAACCTTGTGCAGTTATGCCTTCAGAAGCTTGGATACAG AACGAGCGTGAGCTGAAACGTGAGAGGAGGAAACAGTCAAACCGTGAATCTGCCAGAAGGTCCAGGCTAAGGAAGCAG GCCGAGGCTGAAGAATTGGCACGAAAAGTCGAAAACTTGACTGCTGAGAATGTGTCGTTGAAATCAGAGATAAATCAATTGAGTGAAAGTTCTGAGAAACTGAGGGTGGAGAATACTACATTAAGG GAAAAACTGAAAAATGCTCAACTGGGACCAGCAGATGAGATAGTTTTGAACAACACTGACAGCAACAGGGCTACCCCTGTGAGTACAGAAAACTTACTATCAAGAGTTAACAATAATTCTAGTTCTGATGATAGAACTGCTGAGGAAACTGATTTTTGTGAGAACAAATCAAACTCTGGGGCAAAGCTGCATCAACTAATGGATACAAATCCTAGAGCTGATGCTGTCGCAGCTGGTTGA